TATTATCATTATTAACCAAAGtaaagttttttaattgaaaacttTTGAggttatttatagtaaattgaACAAAATACAATCTCAATTAAACTTTAAGATGACTAATCACgtttattcttttatctttttataaattaaaaatttaattaactaaaaataaaattttgattaattctAGTTAttcaatgaaatttaaaaatctttaaaCTCATGATTATTACACACATAAATTAATACACTTTACTAATTAATTacaatgtaaaaattattaactttacttgattcagaaaaaaaaaacatagataaaATATGAACGAAAaccataattaaaataacaaaaaatttatttcattctaACTTCAAAATCTATGATAAAATTACAGTAGTATCAACCTGAAAAACTTAACAcctcattaaatatatatatatatatatatatatatatatataaattgaagaCACGACATTATCATTAACCCGAAACTGATAAAGTAAATGTTTATAGATGTTATAGAACGAATTCTATAATATGGAAGGGAAAACTAgattatatattgaaaaaaacaaaaataactatagTGTATTTTGGACGAACAAGTATCCAGAACAAAACTAACAATTTCCactaaagaaatagaaaatgcATTAAATTTCTCCAGATGCAAAATACTAAAGGTATAAAATTTTGTGTATGAAATAGAGAATCAGAGTTCAATGTTCCAAACAACTCCGTGTCCCTCTCCGCAAGCTTTGTGtatctctttcattctctcCACCGACTTACAGATACCACTGCATGACCAATCAAACGATGCCACACACACATTCCCTGTCCTTGCCTTCCAATCACAATCTATGTTCAACATAACCATGAAATTACTTTCATAACATTACAGAAAACATAGTTTCTTAACATGCGAACTACGTAGGAAAACGTACCTGGTGGGGTTCCGCAACACATGGATCGTTCATCCACATGTTCAACTTCCAGGCCCAGTAACCAGGAACCTAAAGATACGTCTTCATTGGCATATTTGTGCAATATTGGCCTGCAATGTAAGATCGAACGTGATTCTCATAAGTTAAAATATACTTCAAGTCTTCATCTCTGTGTAGAATTCGAAAGAATGATGAAATCACCAATTGATGGATATATAAGTGGCGAGATCCTTGGAAATGGCATATATTTGGCCAGTGGCGTGCCTGAAGTACTTGTTTCCTTCCTCTCCAAACTTCCAGTGCTCAGCTTCGTGATACTTTACTCCTCTGCCATACATGTTCAAACaagattttgaagaaataaTTGATTCATGGTTTAGAAAAGGACCATTTTGGCCACAATGTAAAAGAGAATAGCCTCACTTTTGATATAGAACAGGACCAGATTTCATGCAACCAATGTAAACCCTGGGTCTTGATCGGTACTTGGCAAGTGTGCTCACTAGCATACCTGAATAAACATAGATGCAAATTTTGGAATTAAAAACTTGTCTGACAATTATTGCATTGCATGTTGGCTAAATTTGAAACACATACCTAGATTTAAGTGGACATCATCGTCTACCTTGACGTAGAAATCAGCATCCCACAAAGAAGTGATGGTGGAAAAGTAGAGACGAGTCTTGGTGGATAGCTCATGATAGCCCTCGACGTGGTCTAACCTCAGGAAGTCCTTGTGTTCTGCCTCTTCTGCATCAATTGCTTTATCCAAAACTCCTCCTGGTGTGCTGCTGTGCCCGATCACGAACCTTACAACAATGCCCTTCTCTTTCTCTAGTTCCTTCAACTCATTCCCTGTTTGTTTTCACACATCAAACACATCAACCATATTACATTACATGCATGAACTAGTAGTAATAGAAGTGTACCTCTAGGTAACCATGTTTCGCGTATAGAGTCTCTTCGCCTTTTGCTGCTAAAAGCTGTGTTAATACCAATCACCACAAAAGCCTTTTGTACATTATGCTTTCGAATTTGCTTCCCACCACTCTGGCTTCTCCTACTTGCTGTCAGTTCCATTTCCAACGTCGAAACTGCCTTATCCAGATAC
The Vigna angularis cultivar LongXiaoDou No.4 chromosome 5, ASM1680809v1, whole genome shotgun sequence genome window above contains:
- the LOC108339955 gene encoding probable beta-1,3-galactosyltransferase 8 yields the protein MRGKAASGKTILFVCIACFLAGTLFSGQMWTRPSNHENTLQSSTPDCDHKRKLIEGRSVDVMEEVVKTHQAIKYLDKAVSTLEMELTASRRSQSGGKQIRKHNVQKAFVVIGINTAFSSKRRRDSIRETWLPRGNELKELEKEKGIVVRFVIGHSSTPGGVLDKAIDAEEAEHKDFLRLDHVEGYHELSTKTRLYFSTITSLWDADFYVKVDDDVHLNLGMLVSTLAKYRSRPRVYIGCMKSGPVLYQKGVKYHEAEHWKFGEEGNKYFRHATGQIYAISKDLATYISINWPILHKYANEDVSLGSWLLGLEVEHVDERSMCCGTPPDCDWKARTGNVCVASFDWSCSGICKSVERMKEIHKACGEGHGVVWNIEL